A stretch of the Bdellovibrio sp. 22V genome encodes the following:
- a CDS encoding RNA methyltransferase has product MKKNNSRPSRGSHSQRPQQGGARPSGGGRPQGGRPQQGRGPHPAARSENQIPRDWRIVIGTHAINEVLNVRPHQVKGMWIRSGWEHSGDLRDMHELALEKKVKVEIKAENVIEKFGSSQQGAAIFVDGVPTLDMDGLDSFDKSVVLMLDGIEDPHNLGAIMRTSWLTGAHGVLIPEDRAVGLTPTVHKVACGGVEHVPVEETTNFSNYAEELKKKGYWIFGLSPRGKRSIFELDLPDKVVWAIGAEDKGLRVTTERLCDELVFIPQASSSASYNASVATAMALTETLRQHAPRGNRKKS; this is encoded by the coding sequence ATGAAGAAAAATAATTCTCGTCCTTCTCGTGGTTCTCACTCACAACGTCCGCAACAAGGTGGGGCTCGCCCCTCTGGTGGAGGCCGTCCTCAAGGCGGTCGTCCTCAGCAAGGACGTGGTCCGCATCCTGCGGCTCGCTCTGAAAATCAAATTCCGCGCGACTGGCGTATCGTCATCGGTACACACGCGATCAATGAAGTGTTGAACGTGCGTCCTCATCAAGTGAAAGGCATGTGGATTCGCTCAGGTTGGGAGCATTCCGGAGATCTTCGCGATATGCACGAACTCGCTCTCGAGAAAAAGGTGAAAGTAGAGATCAAAGCAGAGAATGTGATCGAAAAATTCGGTTCTTCTCAGCAGGGGGCCGCGATCTTCGTCGATGGCGTACCGACTTTGGATATGGACGGGCTGGACAGTTTTGATAAGTCTGTCGTCTTGATGTTGGACGGTATTGAAGATCCGCACAATTTGGGTGCAATTATGAGAACTTCTTGGCTTACGGGCGCACACGGAGTTTTGATTCCGGAAGATCGCGCAGTGGGTCTAACTCCGACAGTTCATAAGGTCGCGTGCGGCGGCGTCGAGCATGTTCCGGTTGAAGAAACGACGAATTTCTCTAACTATGCAGAAGAATTAAAGAAAAAAGGCTATTGGATTTTCGGGCTCAGTCCTCGTGGAAAACGATCTATCTTCGAATTAGATCTGCCAGACAAAGTTGTTTGGGCGATTGGTGCGGAAGATAAAGGTTTGAGAGTGACAACGGAGCGTCTTTGTGATGAATTAGTGTTCATTCCGCAGGCAAGCTCTTCGGCGAGTTACAATGCGTCCGTGGCGACAGCCATGGCACTCACTGAGACGTTGAGGCAGCATGCACCGCGAGGAAACCGAAAAAAATCGTAA
- a CDS encoding phosphoribosylformylglycinamidine synthase subunit PurQ, which produces MSMKPKFLVLWGDGINCENETAHAIQLAGGEAGKVHVNELLKNPQSLHHYDALVFPGGFSFGDHLGSGQILALKIENTLKAELATFVKTKPVLGICNGFQTLIRLGLLPDADFVRSCALVKNEQGHFIDRWVELEKDPHSNCVWTNNLPTDFVLPIRHGEGRFICQDEKTLLRLKNNHQAVLKYKENVNGAMAQIAGVCDPSGLVFALMPHPEAAIHDWHLPFAGKAYGLDFFKSAVTYLRGEA; this is translated from the coding sequence ATGTCTATGAAGCCTAAGTTTCTGGTTTTATGGGGCGATGGAATTAATTGCGAGAACGAAACCGCTCACGCCATTCAACTTGCCGGAGGCGAAGCCGGCAAAGTGCATGTCAATGAGCTCCTCAAAAATCCGCAGAGTCTACATCACTATGATGCTCTGGTTTTTCCGGGAGGATTTTCTTTCGGTGATCATTTGGGAAGCGGTCAGATTTTAGCGCTCAAGATTGAAAATACTCTCAAAGCAGAGCTTGCGACTTTCGTAAAAACAAAACCTGTTCTCGGAATCTGCAACGGCTTTCAAACGCTGATTCGTTTGGGCCTTCTGCCTGATGCGGATTTTGTCAGAAGCTGCGCTCTTGTAAAAAATGAACAGGGTCATTTTATTGATCGTTGGGTAGAGCTTGAAAAGGACCCGCATTCCAACTGTGTTTGGACGAATAATCTGCCGACAGATTTCGTTTTGCCGATTCGTCATGGCGAAGGCCGCTTTATTTGTCAGGATGAAAAAACACTGCTTCGTCTTAAAAACAATCATCAAGCTGTTCTAAAGTATAAAGAGAACGTCAACGGAGCTATGGCGCAAATCGCCGGCGTGTGTGATCCGTCAGGCTTGGTGTTTGCTCTGATGCCTCATCCAGAGGCGGCAATTCATGATTGGCATCTTCCCTTTGCCGGCAAAGCTTATGGTCTTGATTTTTTTAAAAGTGCAGTGACTTATTTAAGAGGTGAAGCATGA
- the purN gene encoding phosphoribosylglycinamide formyltransferase: MRPLRVAIFASGTGSNALALIQKCQSFSEQKVEVTFVLSDKKDAPVLKKAQDAGVQNFLVEKNTTKKEHENLKLNLLREFRIDWIFLAGYMRLLSSDFLHTFAQWHGGASQVVNIHPSLLPAYPGVDSIQRAFNDRVRESGVTLHLVDEGMDTGRILVQKVVPLNSAASLQSWSQEIHAAEHELYTGFLEKLYLGHIPSVHFEENK; encoded by the coding sequence ATGAGACCTCTTCGTGTCGCTATTTTTGCTTCAGGAACAGGATCCAATGCCTTAGCGCTTATTCAGAAGTGCCAAAGTTTTTCCGAGCAGAAAGTGGAAGTTACGTTTGTTCTAAGTGACAAGAAAGACGCGCCTGTTTTGAAAAAAGCGCAAGACGCAGGCGTTCAAAATTTTCTTGTAGAAAAGAACACGACCAAGAAGGAGCACGAAAACCTGAAACTAAATCTTTTGCGGGAATTCAGGATCGACTGGATTTTTCTTGCGGGATATATGCGCCTTTTATCCTCAGATTTTTTGCACACCTTTGCCCAGTGGCATGGGGGCGCGTCGCAAGTGGTGAACATTCATCCTTCTCTTTTGCCGGCCTATCCCGGTGTTGATTCTATCCAAAGAGCTTTCAACGATCGTGTCCGTGAAAGTGGCGTGACCCTGCATCTGGTTGATGAGGGCATGGATACAGGACGGATTCTTGTTCAGAAAGTCGTCCCTCTGAATTCCGCGGCTTCTTTGCAAAGTTGGAGTCAGGAGATTCACGCGGCAGAGCACGAGCTCTATACCGGTTTTTTAGAAAAACTTTATTTAGGACATATTCCATCGGTTCATTTTGAGGAGAATAAATAA
- the pyrF gene encoding orotidine-5'-phosphate decarboxylase: MKNKNLRSHPMNNPIILALDVDTRDQALQIADDVADIVGGIKLGPRLCLRYGTDFVKEIASRAPVFLDNKHFDIPSTMEAAVRASFEAGASLVTVHALSGREALQRMAEVEKELSQKRPFKVLAVTILTSWDQNSLPQNMKEQPIATHVTDLVGLVQSSGLSSVVCSPHELDLLQNRDLYLVTPGIRFSMQDSGDQKRIMGPKEALRKGASALVVGRPILEAKNIKEAATDFVMAVYEEK, encoded by the coding sequence ATGAAGAACAAAAACCTGCGTTCACATCCCATGAACAATCCGATTATTTTAGCTTTGGATGTCGATACCCGTGATCAGGCCCTCCAAATCGCGGACGATGTCGCGGATATCGTGGGGGGCATTAAACTCGGCCCTCGCTTGTGCCTTCGCTACGGTACGGATTTCGTAAAAGAGATCGCGAGCCGTGCGCCTGTTTTTCTCGACAATAAACATTTCGATATTCCTTCGACAATGGAGGCGGCCGTGCGGGCCAGCTTTGAAGCGGGAGCCTCTTTGGTGACAGTGCATGCGCTGAGCGGGCGCGAGGCTTTGCAGCGTATGGCGGAAGTTGAAAAAGAGCTCAGTCAAAAGCGGCCTTTTAAGGTTCTTGCCGTGACGATTCTGACCTCTTGGGATCAGAACTCGTTGCCGCAGAATATGAAAGAACAACCGATTGCGACGCATGTCACGGATCTGGTGGGCCTTGTGCAGAGTTCAGGGCTTTCGAGCGTGGTTTGTTCTCCGCATGAATTAGACCTTTTACAAAACCGCGATCTTTATCTTGTCACACCTGGAATTCGCTTTAGTATGCAGGATTCCGGCGATCAAAAGCGTATCATGGGTCCGAAAGAAGCTCTTCGTAAAGGAGCTTCAGCGTTAGTAGTCGGTCGACCCATCCTTGAAGCAAAGAACATCAAGGAAGCTGCAACTGATTTTGTAATGGCTGTATATGAAGAAAAATAA
- the purD gene encoding phosphoribosylamine--glycine ligase: MASKGAGSFAEDTMKVVVVGKGGREHALAAKLLESDIVKELWVCPGNPGMQKMGIQCQTDVETPEAIETFCVENKISLVVVGPEAAILSNLKVNLERQGIACFAPSKEVAQLESSKLFCKGILHDAEVPTAKCVVSYSEEEALETLSQHDFSEPIVIKADGLAQGKGVSVCESLSKAQEAVRTLGRQYGFPLLLEECLLGQELSAFALCDGEDFVLLGTACDYKRISSEVFSANTGGMGAYSPCDFISTQDETEIKNIFAKTLSCLKRKKLSYQGFLFAGLMKTSRGLFVLEYNVRMGDPETQALLPRIRSDLGKLLVSAVTHELKGQTCELSSQWSVHVVATSKGYPQANMDLGHSISLPSWDGLSTRLYFSGIKELNQTLVNSGGRVLGVTALGENKESARKNAYTDIRKISFNGMYMREDIAE; encoded by the coding sequence GTGGCATCAAAAGGCGCAGGCTCTTTTGCAGAGGACACCATGAAAGTCGTCGTCGTGGGCAAAGGGGGGCGCGAACACGCTTTAGCGGCAAAGTTATTAGAGTCCGACATCGTCAAAGAATTGTGGGTTTGCCCCGGAAATCCCGGCATGCAGAAAATGGGAATTCAATGCCAGACAGATGTCGAAACTCCGGAAGCGATTGAAACTTTCTGCGTTGAAAATAAAATCTCGTTAGTCGTCGTGGGACCCGAGGCGGCGATCCTTTCAAATCTAAAAGTCAATTTAGAGCGACAGGGCATTGCTTGCTTTGCTCCCTCTAAAGAAGTGGCGCAGCTGGAATCATCAAAACTATTCTGCAAAGGCATTTTGCACGACGCCGAGGTGCCGACCGCCAAATGTGTCGTCAGCTATTCCGAAGAAGAAGCTTTAGAAACATTGAGCCAGCATGATTTTTCAGAGCCGATTGTAATTAAAGCGGACGGACTTGCGCAGGGCAAGGGCGTCAGTGTTTGTGAAAGTTTAAGCAAGGCGCAAGAAGCGGTTCGAACTCTTGGCCGTCAGTACGGTTTTCCTCTTCTTTTGGAAGAGTGTTTACTGGGGCAAGAACTTTCCGCATTTGCTTTATGTGATGGCGAGGACTTCGTTCTTTTAGGAACGGCATGTGATTACAAGCGTATTTCCTCTGAAGTTTTCAGTGCGAACACCGGGGGCATGGGGGCCTATAGCCCTTGCGATTTCATCTCCACACAAGACGAGACGGAAATTAAAAATATTTTCGCCAAAACACTTTCTTGCCTTAAAAGAAAAAAACTTTCTTACCAGGGATTTCTTTTTGCGGGTTTGATGAAAACATCCCGCGGTCTTTTCGTTCTCGAATACAACGTGCGTATGGGCGATCCCGAAACACAAGCTTTGCTTCCACGAATTCGTAGCGACCTGGGTAAGCTGCTGGTTTCCGCGGTCACGCACGAACTCAAAGGCCAAACGTGCGAGCTTTCGTCGCAATGGTCCGTGCATGTGGTGGCAACAAGCAAAGGGTATCCACAGGCAAACATGGATTTAGGGCACTCGATTTCGCTGCCCTCATGGGACGGACTTTCAACGCGGCTCTATTTCTCTGGCATCAAGGAATTGAATCAGACACTTGTGAATTCGGGTGGGAGGGTTTTAGGTGTCACCGCCCTCGGGGAAAACAAAGAGTCTGCACGTAAAAATGCTTACACGGATATCAGAAAAATTTCTTTTAACGGCATGTATATGCGAGAGGACATCGCTGAATGA
- the purH gene encoding bifunctional phosphoribosylaminoimidazolecarboxamide formyltransferase/IMP cyclohydrolase, with protein sequence MNSIRRALLSVSDKTGLISLAKTLAEKNVELIASGGTAKALQEAGLQVTPVETLSGKGEAFQGRMKTISFEIASSLLFRREDTQDIEQASALGVEPIDLVVVNLYPFHETRKKQSGLSECIENIDIGGPTLLRAGAKNFRSVTVLCEPTQYAEFISEFTGGDGGTSFEFRQRCAARVYTMTAFYDLAIAGFMTENAGQALRYGENPHQKAFVLKDPFHAGLAHATSLQGKEMSYNNFLDADFALKTLQDMQRWQKDKALPTAVVVKHNTPCGLAIAETPFRALEKAWKGDEKSSFGGIIALNFPVTEEVAAFFSDKFVEVILAPSFAKEACEKLKKNCRVMEVSLKATPAWQARSIEGGLLVQEPDSFDLSDLKTVTKNPVAPEKEKLAAFAMLAVKNLKSNAIALCAQEGPEFELLTMGSGQTNRIDCIEKLITSRLHDKGIFDLSQVVLASDAFFPFPDSVQVAAKLGVKYIIQPGGSVKDHDVINEADKLGIAMMFTGRRHFLH encoded by the coding sequence ATGAACTCCATTCGCAGAGCGCTATTAAGCGTGTCCGACAAAACCGGTCTTATTTCCCTGGCAAAAACTTTGGCGGAAAAAAACGTCGAACTGATCGCCAGTGGCGGAACAGCCAAGGCGTTGCAAGAGGCGGGGCTTCAGGTGACTCCTGTTGAAACCCTTAGTGGCAAAGGCGAAGCATTTCAAGGTCGCATGAAAACGATAAGTTTTGAAATCGCCTCTTCCCTTTTGTTTCGGCGGGAAGACACGCAAGACATCGAGCAGGCATCAGCTTTAGGTGTTGAACCGATCGATCTGGTGGTTGTGAATCTTTATCCCTTTCATGAGACACGCAAAAAACAAAGCGGCTTGAGCGAGTGCATTGAAAACATTGATATCGGTGGACCGACGTTGCTTCGGGCCGGTGCAAAGAACTTCCGCTCTGTCACGGTTCTGTGTGAGCCGACTCAATACGCTGAATTTATCAGCGAATTCACAGGCGGTGACGGAGGAACAAGTTTTGAATTCCGCCAAAGATGCGCGGCTCGCGTGTACACGATGACTGCTTTTTACGATCTTGCGATCGCAGGATTCATGACGGAAAATGCGGGGCAGGCTTTGCGTTATGGCGAAAACCCGCATCAAAAAGCATTTGTCTTGAAGGATCCTTTTCACGCAGGGCTGGCGCACGCGACAAGTCTTCAGGGCAAAGAAATGTCATATAATAATTTTCTTGATGCCGATTTTGCGTTGAAGACTCTGCAAGATATGCAGCGCTGGCAAAAGGACAAAGCACTTCCGACGGCGGTCGTTGTGAAACATAACACTCCTTGTGGGTTGGCTATTGCCGAAACACCTTTCCGAGCTCTTGAAAAAGCGTGGAAAGGAGACGAAAAAAGCTCCTTTGGTGGAATCATTGCCTTGAATTTTCCAGTGACGGAAGAAGTTGCTGCTTTTTTCTCTGACAAATTTGTGGAAGTGATTTTAGCGCCTTCGTTTGCGAAAGAAGCCTGCGAAAAACTTAAAAAGAACTGCCGTGTGATGGAAGTGAGTCTTAAGGCGACGCCTGCTTGGCAAGCACGTTCCATTGAAGGAGGACTTCTTGTTCAAGAACCAGACAGCTTCGACCTCAGTGATTTGAAAACAGTCACTAAGAATCCCGTTGCGCCGGAAAAAGAAAAACTCGCGGCCTTCGCCATGCTTGCAGTTAAAAACCTGAAGAGCAACGCCATCGCTCTTTGTGCGCAGGAAGGACCCGAGTTCGAGTTGCTGACGATGGGATCGGGGCAGACAAATCGAATTGACTGTATCGAAAAACTGATCACCTCGCGCTTGCACGACAAAGGCATTTTCGATCTTTCCCAAGTCGTTTTGGCTTCGGATGCGTTTTTTCCTTTCCCGGATTCAGTGCAGGTCGCAGCGAAGCTGGGGGTTAAATACATTATTCAACCCGGAGGTTCGGTGAAGGACCACGATGTCATTAACGAAGCTGACAAATTAGGAATTGCCATGATGTTCACCGGTCGTCGCCACTTTTTACACTAG
- a CDS encoding AIR synthase-related protein has translation MQRISVRSLYDHSAETSLKKIFAQETSVQNLQLRRVYWLLEKKAGYSKELNLESLLGKVFFDPISEEMRLGFSGLQKEKTYVEVRFLAGVTDNLARSATEALMLFSPQHKTSWQDFGIECHSGWELELEGDISQKQIEKVLFQSLANPLLNKVECRRGHELLENNSWARFATFWQSPQVTDRQLTLFPLNKLVLEKINQERGLALSGEEIEVIIAHFSSPDVTEKRRSLGWNGMITEVELECLAQTWSEHCKHKIFAAEVEYSEEPGAYPALGSKKITSLYKSYIQKATKELESCGYLVSVFKDNGGIVDFDKNINICVKVETHNSPSALDPFGGALTGILGVNRDILGCGLGAKPIANTDVFCLSKKDLFPSANSGQRPELLKDPGVIFRGVHQGVEEGGNQSGIPTVNGSFYFASEFAAKPLIFVGSLGVMPKTVQGRPSEKKEIASGDLIVVAGGRLGKDGVHGATFSSLALHDQVASNVVQIGDSITQKRLLDFTLQARDRGWIQAITDNGAGGVSSSIGEMAQISGGARLDLSKHPLKYENLEYWEMLISESQERISYAVKPSDIAPFLQLAQDMGVEASVLGEFNNSGIFEVVHGEKTLAVLDLHFLHEGLSRMQIPAHFAGAKEYKEWHRETPKKKSPPATAAGVLEALKEVLASPNVASREPIIRYYDHEVQGATRLKPYGGKTQQGASDAGVLDLAVHGGETGNAVAVSNGLCPQFSYYDTYLMAQKAVDEAVRNLIATGVDPRKMALVDNFCWPDPIGKETNPDAAHKMAQLVRACEGLYQAAVIFKAPFVSGKDSMKNDFIGKTKLGDTVKISVPPTVLVTAIGQIPDATKTTPGFFQNEGDEIYVVGKITQSLYASAYADVFATAEVLPPEYPQLQDNVRLYERIHQSIQQGLVSSCHDISEGGLMAALAESCFGNALGMNVNLSAFTWNGLWSETGSLFVVSVPAHKKELFTTHFGEAALYLGVVTANPQVTWRFADGEMQTPLQDLQNIWAQGVQNVYEA, from the coding sequence ATGCAAAGAATATCTGTGCGCAGTCTTTATGATCACAGTGCCGAAACATCTCTCAAAAAAATCTTTGCGCAAGAGACATCGGTACAAAATCTGCAATTGCGCCGGGTGTACTGGCTTCTAGAAAAGAAAGCAGGTTATAGCAAAGAATTGAACCTTGAATCCCTTCTGGGTAAAGTTTTCTTTGATCCGATCTCGGAAGAAATGCGTCTTGGGTTTTCGGGATTGCAAAAAGAAAAAACGTACGTTGAGGTTCGTTTCTTGGCGGGAGTGACAGACAATTTAGCGCGGTCTGCGACAGAAGCACTGATGCTTTTTTCTCCGCAACATAAGACTTCCTGGCAGGATTTTGGTATCGAATGCCACAGCGGTTGGGAGCTTGAGCTGGAAGGGGATATTTCCCAAAAGCAGATCGAAAAAGTGCTTTTTCAATCCCTGGCAAATCCTCTTTTAAATAAAGTCGAATGTCGTCGCGGGCACGAGCTTCTTGAAAATAACTCGTGGGCTCGTTTTGCAACCTTTTGGCAGTCGCCTCAAGTGACGGACCGGCAATTAACTCTGTTTCCGTTGAACAAACTTGTTCTTGAGAAGATCAATCAAGAACGAGGATTGGCTTTAAGTGGTGAAGAGATTGAAGTGATCATCGCACATTTTTCTTCGCCCGATGTGACAGAGAAACGCCGCTCATTAGGTTGGAACGGAATGATCACGGAAGTGGAACTGGAATGTTTGGCGCAAACATGGAGTGAGCACTGCAAGCACAAGATTTTTGCCGCCGAAGTGGAGTACTCGGAAGAGCCCGGAGCTTATCCCGCCCTTGGCTCGAAAAAAATCACAAGTCTTTACAAAAGCTATATTCAAAAGGCCACCAAAGAGCTCGAGAGCTGCGGCTATCTGGTCTCCGTTTTTAAAGACAACGGCGGCATCGTCGATTTCGATAAGAACATCAATATTTGCGTGAAGGTCGAGACGCATAATAGTCCTTCGGCGCTAGATCCGTTCGGTGGCGCACTAACAGGAATTCTTGGTGTGAACCGCGATATTCTGGGCTGCGGATTGGGCGCAAAACCTATCGCGAATACGGATGTGTTTTGTCTTTCTAAGAAAGATCTTTTTCCCTCTGCCAATTCGGGCCAGCGTCCCGAGCTTCTAAAAGATCCTGGCGTGATCTTTCGGGGAGTCCATCAAGGAGTCGAAGAGGGCGGAAATCAAAGCGGCATTCCAACGGTCAACGGCAGTTTTTACTTTGCCAGTGAGTTTGCAGCAAAACCTTTGATTTTTGTCGGCTCGCTGGGCGTTATGCCGAAAACGGTTCAGGGTCGTCCTTCCGAGAAAAAAGAAATCGCTTCCGGCGATCTGATTGTCGTCGCAGGAGGACGCTTGGGTAAGGATGGCGTGCATGGCGCGACCTTCAGTTCGCTCGCTTTGCACGATCAGGTTGCATCAAACGTGGTGCAGATTGGCGACAGCATCACACAAAAACGCCTTCTCGATTTTACTTTGCAGGCCCGGGATCGTGGTTGGATTCAAGCAATCACTGATAACGGTGCCGGAGGCGTCAGTTCCTCCATCGGAGAGATGGCGCAGATTTCCGGGGGTGCTCGCTTGGATTTAAGCAAACATCCTTTGAAGTATGAAAATCTGGAGTATTGGGAAATGCTGATCAGCGAATCGCAAGAAAGAATTTCCTATGCGGTGAAACCATCTGACATTGCTCCTTTCTTGCAACTCGCTCAGGATATGGGCGTTGAAGCCAGCGTGCTTGGCGAGTTTAATAACTCGGGAATTTTTGAAGTTGTGCACGGGGAAAAAACTCTTGCGGTTCTGGATCTTCATTTTCTTCACGAGGGCTTGAGTCGCATGCAAATTCCAGCGCATTTTGCCGGAGCGAAAGAGTACAAGGAATGGCATCGCGAAACGCCGAAAAAGAAATCCCCACCGGCAACAGCAGCCGGTGTTCTGGAAGCCTTAAAAGAAGTGCTGGCCTCACCGAACGTCGCTTCACGTGAACCGATCATTCGGTATTACGATCACGAAGTGCAAGGGGCGACTCGCTTAAAACCTTACGGCGGGAAAACTCAACAAGGGGCCAGCGACGCCGGAGTTTTAGATTTAGCCGTGCATGGGGGTGAAACCGGAAATGCTGTGGCGGTATCCAATGGTCTTTGCCCGCAGTTTTCTTACTACGATACTTACTTAATGGCACAAAAAGCCGTCGATGAGGCGGTTCGTAATCTGATCGCGACGGGTGTAGATCCACGCAAGATGGCGTTAGTCGATAATTTCTGCTGGCCGGATCCCATTGGCAAAGAGACTAATCCCGATGCCGCTCATAAGATGGCGCAGCTTGTGCGCGCCTGCGAAGGTCTTTATCAGGCCGCCGTGATTTTTAAAGCGCCCTTTGTCAGCGGCAAAGACAGTATGAAGAATGACTTTATCGGCAAAACGAAATTAGGTGATACCGTCAAAATCTCGGTTCCACCCACGGTGCTGGTGACAGCGATTGGTCAAATACCTGACGCCACGAAAACGACACCGGGTTTTTTCCAAAATGAAGGCGATGAAATTTATGTCGTCGGAAAAATAACCCAAAGTCTTTATGCCTCTGCATACGCCGATGTTTTTGCAACGGCGGAGGTTTTGCCACCTGAATACCCGCAGCTTCAAGACAATGTACGTCTGTACGAAAGAATTCATCAAAGCATCCAGCAGGGCCTTGTGTCTTCATGCCATGACATCTCTGAAGGCGGTCTTATGGCCGCTTTGGCCGAAAGCTGCTTTGGCAATGCATTAGGCATGAATGTCAATTTGTCGGCATTCACATGGAATGGCCTGTGGTCGGAAACGGGTTCTTTATTCGTGGTGAGTGTACCTGCGCATAAGAAAGAGCTGTTCACAACCCACTTTGGCGAGGCGGCCCTTTATCTTGGCGTCGTGACGGCGAACCCGCAAGTGACTTGGCGTTTTGCAGACGGCGAAATGCAAACGCCTCTGCAAGATCTTCAAAACATCTGGGCTCAAGGAGTGCAAAATGTCTATGAAGCCTAA
- the purM gene encoding phosphoribosylformylglycinamidine cyclo-ligase, translated as MEKIDYKNSGVDVHKADAFVDRIKTLVPSTFNEQVMQGIGGFAAVYKLNEQKYLASCTDGVGTKLKLAQKMNRHHGIGIDLVAMCVNDLLCVGARPLFFLDYMAFGKLDTQISEELIAGMVDGCRQSGMALIGGETAEMPGVYAEGEYDLAGFSVGDISPEEMFTQEKMQEGDVLIGLASSGFHSNGYSLLRKLVKDEETELLQQLLEPTKIYVETFNSLRRQFPAALLATAHMTGGGIDNIPRMSENFDYEISYWPSLQEIAPVFKPILERVDIAKDELFRTFNMGVGFTLLVKKDFAANVLTHLQSNGVKAWRLGEIRQGTGNINISAVW; from the coding sequence ATGGAAAAAATCGACTACAAAAACTCAGGAGTGGATGTTCATAAAGCCGATGCCTTCGTGGACAGAATCAAAACTTTGGTTCCTTCGACTTTCAATGAACAGGTTATGCAGGGGATTGGCGGATTCGCCGCTGTCTACAAATTGAATGAACAAAAGTACCTGGCGTCGTGCACGGATGGTGTAGGAACGAAACTTAAGCTGGCGCAAAAGATGAACCGTCATCACGGCATCGGCATTGACTTAGTTGCCATGTGTGTGAATGACCTTCTTTGTGTGGGAGCGCGACCTCTATTCTTTTTAGATTACATGGCCTTTGGGAAACTCGACACGCAGATCAGCGAAGAGCTGATTGCCGGCATGGTCGATGGCTGTCGTCAGTCCGGAATGGCTTTGATTGGCGGGGAGACCGCAGAAATGCCCGGCGTTTATGCTGAGGGTGAATATGACCTTGCTGGTTTCAGTGTGGGTGACATATCTCCCGAAGAAATGTTTACGCAGGAAAAGATGCAAGAGGGAGACGTTCTCATCGGTCTTGCCTCGAGTGGATTTCACTCAAACGGATATTCGCTTCTAAGAAAGCTCGTGAAGGACGAGGAAACGGAACTTCTTCAGCAACTTCTGGAGCCTACGAAAATATACGTCGAGACGTTCAACAGTCTGCGCCGCCAATTTCCAGCCGCTTTGCTGGCGACGGCGCACATGACCGGCGGAGGTATCGACAACATCCCACGCATGAGTGAGAATTTCGATTACGAAATTTCCTATTGGCCGTCGCTGCAAGAAATCGCACCTGTTTTTAAACCGATTTTGGAAAGAGTCGATATCGCCAAAGACGAGTTGTTCCGAACTTTCAATATGGGCGTCGGCTTTACTCTCCTCGTGAAAAAAGATTTCGCCGCGAATGTTTTAACTCACCTGCAAAGCAACGGAGTGAAAGCATGGCGTCTGGGAGAGATTCGTCAAGGAACTGGAAATATAAACATTTCCGCTGTCTGGTAA
- a CDS encoding HAMP domain-containing protein yields the protein MKLFKPRRKMIVNQEVQYDVLMYVGLFVVSIFIVQIFTAYLFIEQVEKVVGSMSALEFLSRYKVSFLVYQIIPVSLSLLVGIYIFNRLTSRIAGPLYNIKRVLRRVSDVGADNVEIKLRQDDYFQEEVKDINVILKRKSK from the coding sequence ATGAAATTATTCAAACCGCGCCGGAAAATGATCGTGAATCAAGAGGTTCAGTACGACGTTCTTATGTACGTGGGCCTCTTCGTGGTTTCTATTTTTATCGTGCAAATTTTTACGGCCTATCTGTTTATTGAACAGGTGGAAAAAGTGGTCGGTTCTATGTCGGCTCTGGAGTTTCTGTCCCGCTACAAAGTGAGCTTTTTGGTTTATCAAATCATTCCTGTCAGTTTGAGTCTGCTTGTCGGAATATACATCTTCAATCGTCTAACCAGTCGTATAGCGGGTCCGCTCTATAACATTAAAAGAGTTCTGCGCCGAGTGAGTGATGTCGGCGCTGACAACGTCGAGATTAAACTGCGTCAAGACGACTACTTCCAAGAGGAAGTTAAAGACATCAATGTCATTCTAAAGAGAAAATCGAAATAG